TCGTTTCTTCCGAAGTAGTGAAATGGAACATCAAAGACCTGAAAGTACTCGACAGGAAACCTACCTTCTACTCCGTAGGTCACCTGTGTATCCCAGGCGGTGACACCAAACATCCTTTTGGTAAATATCTGATTGCATACAATAAGATTACTAAAGACCGCTATCTGCCTACTGGTCCTGAGCTGGCACAAAGTGCACAGCTGTACGACATCTCCGGCGATAAGATGGAACTGTTGCTGGACTTCCCTACCGTGGGTGAACCTCACTATGCACAGGCACTTCCTGCTGACCTGATCAAGAATAACTCCGTGAAGTATTTCAAGATCGAGGAAAACAAACATCCTTTTGTAACAAAGGGTGAGAAAGAAGCGAAAGTAGTACGTGAAGGTAACAAGGTACATGTGTATATCACTGCTATCCGCTCCCACTTCACACCTGATAATATTGAAGGTGTACGTGTAGGCGATGAAGTATATTTCCATGTAACTAACCTGGAACAGGATTGGGATATTCCTCACGGCTTTGCTGTGAAAGGTGCTGCAAATGCAGAAATCCTGATCATGCCTGGCGAAACCTGTACACTGAAGTGGGTACCAGATGCTGAGGGTGTATTCCCTATCTACTGTACTGACTTCTGTAGCGCACTGCACCAGGAAATGCAGGGTTATGTAAGAGTATCCAAAGCAGGTGCAAACACACCGCTGAAGTACGGTACAAACCTGCCTGACAGTGCAGTAGCTAAAAACTAAATAAACTAAAATGCAAAGAAAATTGTCAACCCGCTTTAGGGCAGTCATTTTCATGCTTTCATTGGCGATGGTGGCAGTGCTCTATTTTCCGATATGGAAAATAGAGCTGGCCGCCCCCCAATACCCGGAAGGCCTTACGTTGAAAATTGCTGCTAATGGATTACGCGGGGATGTGGATATCGTGAATGGACTAAACCATTACATAGGTATGCAAACATTGCATACAGAAGATTTCATTGAGTTCAAGGTGTTACCCTTTATCATCGGCGGACTGGCGCTGCTGGGTTTTGTGGTAGCGGTGATGAATAACAGGAAACTGTATTATGCCTGGGTTGCCTTATTCCTGCTGGTAGCCATTGTATCGATGGTGGACTTTTACAGGTGGGAATATAACTACGGGCACAACCTGAACCCGGAAGCACCGATCAGGGTACCGGGTATGGCGTATCAGCCACCATTGCTGGGTTATAAGCAATTGTTGAATTTCGGGGCTTATTCAATTCCTGACATAGGTGGATGGATCTTTATTGGTGTAGGGGCGGCCCTGGTATTGCTATCTTTTAAGTTTAAGAAAGGGTTTTTTCTGATAGGCGGTTTGATGCTAGGCTTACAGAGTTGTAGCAGCGGACCGGCTCCTATTAAATACGGACAGGATGCCTGTGATTTCTGTAAAATGGGTTTTTCAGATAAAAGATTTGGTGCAGAGATCGTAACAAAGAAGGGGAAAGTATTTAAGTATGATGATGTGCATTGTTTGCTGGCGGCAGTAAAAGCTGGCGGACAAGAGATCGGTGGGATCTATCTGCTGGACTTTACAGATGGACAGTGGATCAAAGCGGAAGAGAGCAGGTTATTGCATAGCACTTCATTCCATTCTCCAATGGGTAGTGACATCGCAGCTTTTGCAGACAGTGTGAAAATGAAGTCGTTTAACGGAGAATCACTCACATGGAAAGAGCTATATCGATAATATTAATGTGGCTGTTGCCGCTGCAGGCATGGGCAGGTGTATGGACTGTAAAAAGTTCAGTGAAGGCGACCTTGCAGCAGGCAAAAGCAGGTGATACAGTCATAGTACCCGCCGGTGTGTATTATGAAAAAGGCCTGGTAATTGACAAAGCCATTTATCTGAAAGGTGTGGGCAAACCAGTGCTGGATGGAGAGAGCAAGTATGAGGTGGTATTGATTTTATCCAACCATGTTACACTGGAAGGATTTGTGATCAGGCATTCAGGCTTTTCTGACTGGAAGGATCTGGCGGGTATTAAATTGGGGAATGTACGACATGTGACGATCAAAAACAATGTGCTGGAAGAAACCTTTTTTGGTATCTATTGCCAGCAGTCTGATAGCTGTGTGATAACCGGTAATACACTAAAATCCAACGCAAACCAGCGTGTACAGTCAGGCAATGGCATTCACTGTTGGCATTGCGATGGGATGCAGCTGATCGGTAATACAGTAACGCAGCACAGGGATGGGATCTACTTTGAATTTGTAACGAATTCACTGATCAAAGGGAATCATAGTTTTAAGAATGTACGCTATGGCTTGCACTTTATGTTTTCGCACAATGACCACTATGAAGACAATGTGTTTGATCATAATGAAGCAGGTGTATCCGTGATGTTTTCACATGGTGTGGATATGAAGCGGAACAGGTTTGCAGGTAATCAGGGTGGTGGTGCGTATGGAATTTTGCTGAAGGAGATTACAGACAGCAGGATGGAACAGAGCCACTTTGAAGACAATACCGTGGGTATTTATATGGAAGGCACTACAAGAGTGCAGGTATCGGAAAATGTATTCAAAACAAATGGTTGGGCGATGAAGGTACAGGCAAGTTGCGCTGAAAACAAGATCACGCACAACAATTTCTTTGGTAACACATTTGACGTAGCGACCAATGGCTCACTGGTATTGAACCATTTTGACAACAACTACTGGGATAAATATGAGGGCTATGACCTGAACAGGGATGGAAAGGGAGACGTGCCATATCACCCGGTGAGCTTATATGCAATGGTAGCAGATAAGAACCCGGCTGTGATGATGTTATTCCACAGTTTTATGGTAAGTCTGCTGGACCGTACAGAAAAAGTAATGCCGGGTATCACACCTGTGAACCTGGTGGATCGTGCACCTTTTATGAAACCCCTTACGCTATGATTCGTTTTACAAATATATATAAACGATTTGGCCGGCTGCAGGCGCTGGACAATATCAACCTGTCGTTTTCGGCAAGTAAAAGTGTGGCTTTGATAGGACCTAACGGTAGCGGGAAAACGACTCTGATTAAAAGCCTGCTGGGAATGGTAGTACCTGATAAAGGAGATATTGTTTTCAAAGACGCCTCTATCCTGGGAAGCTGTGACTACAGGGCAAATATTGGTTATATGCCGCAGATCAGTAGTTATCCGGAGAACATGACCATCTCCCAGGTGATGGAAATGATGAAGGATATACGGCAGTATACCCAGCTTGATGAAGACCTGGTACAGGCATTTAAATTGCCCCAGCTGGCCAATAAACCGATGCGGACATTATCCGGTGGTACGAGGCAGAAAGTAAGTGCATGTCTGGCATTTTTATTCAATCCTGAAGTGCTTGTACTGGATGAGCCTACAGCGGGCCTGGATCCGGTCGCATCAGGGATTTTGCAGGACAAGATCCTGCAGGAAACAAGGAACGGGAAGCTGGTACTGATCACTTCACACATCCTGTCAGAACTGGATGACCTGGTAGATGAGGTAGCATACCTGCAGGATGGAAAGCTACAGTTTCATAAACAGGTGGTAGAGTTGCAGGCAAAAACAGGAGAGCAAAAGTTAGTACGCGCAATGGCTCATGTCATGGAAAATGGAGGACTATGAAGAAGATTATTAAATACGTAGTGCTGGATATATTACGCAACAGGATATTGGTAAGTTATACGGTATTGTTGCTGGTCGTATCAATGTTGTTGCTGTGCCTGACTGACAATGGAACAAAAGCCTTACTGAGTTTATTGAATATCGTGCTGATTGTATTGCCACTGGTGAGTATTATCTTTTCAACGATCTATTATTATAATGCATCTGCATTTATAGAATTGCTGGTATGCCAGCCTTTGCGGAGAACGAAGATCCTGCTGAGTGTGTATATCGGTTTAGCCCTGTCATTGCTGATTGCATTTTGCATAGGCGTGGGCTTGCCCTTACTGATCTTTGACGGGAGCATGACGGCAGTTTTATTGATATTGGTAGGGATGGCGCTGAGTGTGATCTTTTCAGCACTGGCGATATTAGGATCTGTGATGATGAGGGATAAGGCGAGAGGAATTGGGGTAGCGATCCTGTCCTGGTTTTATTTTTCGTTGTTATATGATGGTCTGGTACTGTTTCTCTTGTTCCAGTTCAGCGATTATCCGCTGGAGAAACCGGCAGTAGTAATGGGTGCTTTGAACCCGATAGATTTAGGTAGAATCATTGTTTTATTAAGATTGGATAGTTCAGCGATGATGGGGTATACAGGCGCGGTGTTTGCCTCATTTTTCGGAAGTGTGGGCGGTATGCTCACGGGATTTGTACTCTTGTTATTATGGATGGGTTGGCCGTTATGCTGGGCGCTGCGGCGATTTAATAGAAAAGACTTGTAATCAAATTTAAAACATTTCAACATGGTAAGAAATAATGTAATCACAGTCGGAGAAATGGCTGGAAATGACTATCGCATGGCCGATGTGTTCAGAGGTTTTGGTATAGATTTTTGTTGTGGTGGCGGCCAGACTATTGCGCAGGCGGCGGCACAGGGCGGAATCGCTGAAGAGGAATTGTGGAAAGCACTGGAAACTGCGGAATTAAAAGCAAAGCAACCGGGCAGTGACCTGGGTGTACTGGCACCTGAATTATTGATAGAGCATATCCTGAATACTCACCATAAATATGTAAAAGATGCATTGCCTGTGATCTGGCAGTTTGGCCAGAAGGTAGCAGGACACCATGGTGACACGCATCCTGAACTGATAGACCTGAGAGCCGCTATTCTGCGCGAGGCAGAAGACCTGCTGGATCACCTGGAAAAAGAAGAACAGATCCTGTTCCCTGCTATCAAGCAACTGGTGGCTGGAGAAAAGGACATGCCATACGTCAAAGGTACTGTAGAGGCGATGATGAAAGAACACAGTTCATCAGGTGAATCACTGGAAGAATGGCGCAGACTGACAAATGATTACGAGGTGTCGCAGGGAGCTTGTAATTCTTATAGATTCTTATTTGAAAAATTGCGGGAGTTCGATACAGACTTAAGACAACATATTCATTTAGAGAACAACATTTTATTCCCCAAGGCTTTGGCATTGGCACAGGAAGCTTAAAATGGAGTGATTTTTTTAATTGTTAAAGAGGCTTATGAATAACCGGGGGCTATCGTGCTCCCGGTTTTTTATTTTAAATAGTGACGCGGTTGTATCAAAAGGCAACTTTATACAACCACTTTACTTTCTTAATATTTCAGGATCACAGGAAGAAAAACTATCTTAGGATTATTAACAGCCCATACATGACCCCATTCCACAAACCTTTGCTAATTATCCTCGTAGTATTTAGCGGCCTCCTTGCGGGCTGCAGTAAAAAAAACCTTAGCGCCAGCTTATATGATAGCCACCTGGAATCCCATCGATCATTCAACTGGAAAAGCAGGGTGATCAGAACAACTTATCTAAACGGACAAACGATTGGCGCTAATAGCTGCGTAGGCGGTTCTACTTTGAAAGATGTACCGCTTACGGTAAACTATATGAATGATACAACCGGTAGCGAGGGAAATGGTATTTGCCGGGCAGTGAAAATATCCATTGATAGCATTCAGCATGGCATCATGTGGACACCGATATTTAAACATTTTAGCTTCCAGTCTAATGTACCTGTTAATTTTGAACGTTTCTTTTTCTTACCATCAGGCGATAGTACACAGGTAGTCTGGTATCAGATCAAAGGCCTGGTAGAAGTGACAGGAAAAATGAGTATCAATGGCTTTTGTTCCTACAGTGAGGCACGCCGCCTCATGGTGAAATGTATACTGGATAATGTGTATGCATCTGTAAGGAACGAGATGGACACCGAAAAATAAACCGATGCCAGCAAGATCATGCTCATTCAAAGCGATTACGGGTCAACCATATAATGGAGAATGTGCATAAGGTGATCAGGGCATCGATGGATGGGGGAATTATGCCTTGATACTATAATTATTATAAATTTGCATCCTTATCAGGTGTTTGTTATGATCAAAGAACAAAGGTTCGATTTTATTTTGAATGAATTGAAGGTGCATGAGCAGGTGATGTATGAGCAATTAGCGCTGGCACTGGATGTATCAGAAGATACGATCAGGAGGGATATAGAACATTTGTACCGGAATGGTTTACTCTCAAAGATCCGGGGAGGTGCTATATTGCTTTCAAAGAATCCCCTGACGTTTCATGACAGGACAGCATTCCTGACCGAAGAAAAAGACATTATCGCCCTGAAAGCGCAGCAGTTTGTAAAAAACGGCAATACAATTTTCATGGATGGCGGAACGACTATCTGTGCAATTAGCAGCCGTTTTCCTGCTGATATCCAGTTACGGGTGGTGACGAATAACCAGGCTTTGATAGAAGTACTGGCAAAGTTTAAGCATATTGAGATCATTGGCCTGGGTGGCGTGTACGACCGGAATACAGCAACGCTTACAGGGGGCGCTACGTGTAAGGAGGCAGAGAAATACATTGCAGACGTGTATTTGATGGGTACCTGTGGCGTGGATGATAAACTGGGGGTGACTGCCACCTGGGAGACGGATGCCAATGTAAAACGATCGATGCTGGGCAATGCCCGGAAGGTAGTGGCATTGTCAAATCATGGACATTTAGGGCATGTGGAAGCGTTTAAAGTGTGCGGAATGCGGGATGTGCATGCATTGATCACTAACCTGGATGCGAACCATCCTGATTTGAATAGTTTTAGAAATTTAGGTGTACAGATTGTTTAATAACCAATACCATTTTTTATTTCTCGTCCGTTGTGTAAATATATGCGGTTTCTTCCGTGCCGTTTTCAAGTGTAACATTGACAGTAACCCGGTAATAACCTTCTCCTTCAAATTCATCCAGCGATGGCCAGGATGTGGCAAGACTTTCTGAGTAAAAGATATAGCCGGGAACTTTGTTAGTACCCCTGAGTACTACACCCGGGTGATGTTTGTCTGGCCCGAAACCTGAGGTGTAATGAGTGCCATAAATAAAGCCTTTTTTAAATGTGCCACCGATGGCTTCGAGAATGTGCGCATTTTCTTCATTCGGCCGCAAGGTACCGTAGACAAATAGACGATTCATGGCCGGAAGGTAAGGCATTTTTATTATCATCTTCGTACCTGTCGCAGATGATAGCCCTCCTCAGAATTTCCTGTTGAATACCCTATTCTTATACTGCCTAAGTCCTCTGGCTGGAAATGGTAAAATTGTAGACTTTAATGTTGATTTTCAATACTTTTTCTGACAGCATTCTCTGCTTCCTGCAAGACTTCTTCAGCGGGGCGGCCGGCGCTTTCGATCGGAGCGAGGATGGTCCAGCTCATTTTTTCGAAGGTGCTGAGTGGGAATTTTCCGTGCCTAAAGAACTTCCAGCTGCCATTAATGGCGACAGGAACGATCAGGGCATTCGGTACTTTTTTGAGCAGGATGCTTACGCCACCGGTCATAAATGGTTTCATCTCGCCATTCCTGCTACGGGTACCTTCCGGGAAGATCACGGCAGACCAGTTCTTTTCCTGCATGCGGCTACCGAGCTTGAGGAGCTCGCCCATGGATTGCTTTTTATCTTTACGGTCAATATTTGCCGCACCCCCATGTTTAAGGTTAAAACTGATACTTGGAATACCGCTGGCCAGTTCTATTTTGGATACGAACTTGGCGTGGTGTTTCCTCAAACCCCAGATCAGGGGTGGAATATCGTACATGCTCTGGTGGTTAGCCACAAATATGATGGGGCGGTCACCCGGCAATGCCTGGTTATTGACAAAGCGTGCCCGGCTGCCAAGTAACATATATGTGCAGGAAAGCAGTCCGTTTAGTATATCAACGGAGGTTTTATGGGCTTTATAGCCGCCTGTTTTGAGACACAGCCATTGGATTGGGTGGAAAATTAATAAGAGACCACCAAAAAATATGTAATGAATGGGGGATAGAAAGTATCCAATCAGTTTCTTCATTTTATCGATGCTTTTGTCTGGGAGTGACTAATTCACTTTTTGCTGGTCGCAAGCTAACAACAGCGGTTATTTTTCAGGAATTAAAGTCACACATTTTTTTCTATAAACCGCTTGCAAGATAGTGCTGTTTAGGTTAATAACGCATGATGATAATCAGCGATGAATATAGGAAAATTTATATATTTATACTTTCATTAACCCTAACCTATAAATACTTATGCTTACACAGCAAGAATTGGAGGACAATGTACAATATGTGCTTGGAATGACAGAGCATTATACTAATGATGACGAAATTCACAAGATGCTCCGGATGAAAGGGCTGGAAGAAGCAGATGTCCAGAAAATTTTACGGGCAGTAGCCTATTCTTTTGCCTTAAAGCGGATGCAGCAGCACAAAAATTCATTGAGACTGGCCGGTATCCTGGCTATTTTCCTGTATGTGGTACCTCTTATTTATTTTGGATTGGTGGCGGTACATATTGATATTCCTGTATTGGAATTTTATGTATTGTTCATTTTTGCTTTCAGGTTTACCCTGGGTTTAATGATCATTATACCCTTCTGGACAATATTCAGTACGTATCAGTATTTTAAGTACAAGAAGAGGATGAAGCAGGAAGAGAATATTGGTGCAATTGGAATCGTATAATCAGAGGGAGATAAGTAAAATGAAGCTCCGGGAAATCGCATAAATTTTTTTTCTCCATCAGGAACCCGGACAAAAAGGGCTGTTTCTAAGTTTTGAAACAGCCCTTTTTGCGATATCATGTGTAATTTATAAGCATGGAGAAGTTCATAAATAAATAAGCTCTTTATTACACCTGTATAAATGTAGGTGTGTGCCGGGTATATTGCAGGAATTCATTGATGATCCAATCCCTGCTTATTTTCATATAGCCCCTGGGGGTACCATCGCTGCAACCATACCATTCTTCATTCATTACATCCTTATCAATCAGTACCTGCACCTTATTTTCTTTGTCCAGCAGGGTGCCGAATATGGTAGCACCGCCTACGGGTGTGCCCAGGAGCGTGTTTAATAATTCTACTGAGGCAAAGGATACGCGGGGAATCCCTACTGCACTGCTGAAATCTTTGGTCACGAAAGGCTTATCAGCAGTGGTCACAAAGAGATAGAAATTTGTCTGCTGCCGATTACAAAGGAAGAGCGTTTTCACAATCTGCACATTCAGCTTTTCATTGATCAGGATGCAATCTTCCATCGTAATGGCTTCGTCAGTGTCTACCCGTTCAAACGGCACCTGCATGTTTTGCAGGGTGGTATACACCAGTTCCTGCAGTGGTGTTCGGAATTCGGCTGGGGGTGTCTGTTGTATTTCGCTGATATAAAACATTAATTCGTTTTTTTTGATTTGAAATAATTCATAGCTGAAATAGCAGTCAGCATTATGATGATGCCCGCTATCTGAACAGGTGTAATGCGTTCATGCAGGAGGAAGTGTGCGCATAACACGGCCACCGGGAATTCGATGGTCATCAGGATGGCACTGGTACCGGCACCTATTTTTGGAATGCCCACTGCAAAGAGCGCTGTAGGAATGGTGGTGCCGACGATGGCAAAGAACAGCGCCCAGAGCAGGAAAGTAGCGTCAAAGTGATGATGCGCTGCAATCGTACCTGCATTGATCACAAAGATCGTCAGAGCGGAGCCTGCCATGATAAGGACGCTTTTCGTTTGCCAGTTCACACCTTTACCAATCCTGCTGTTTGCCACAATATAGCCGGCATAAGCTAGTGCCGCAGCTAAAGACAACACAATACCCTGCCAGGAAATTGCAAGCGCTCC
This window of the Chitinophaga sancti genome carries:
- a CDS encoding nitrous oxide reductase accessory protein NosL, which produces MQRKLSTRFRAVIFMLSLAMVAVLYFPIWKIELAAPQYPEGLTLKIAANGLRGDVDIVNGLNHYIGMQTLHTEDFIEFKVLPFIIGGLALLGFVVAVMNNRKLYYAWVALFLLVAIVSMVDFYRWEYNYGHNLNPEAPIRVPGMAYQPPLLGYKQLLNFGAYSIPDIGGWIFIGVGAALVLLSFKFKKGFFLIGGLMLGLQSCSSGPAPIKYGQDACDFCKMGFSDKRFGAEIVTKKGKVFKYDDVHCLLAAVKAGGQEIGGIYLLDFTDGQWIKAEESRLLHSTSFHSPMGSDIAAFADSVKMKSFNGESLTWKELYR
- a CDS encoding nitrous oxide reductase family maturation protein NosD is translated as MERAISIILMWLLPLQAWAGVWTVKSSVKATLQQAKAGDTVIVPAGVYYEKGLVIDKAIYLKGVGKPVLDGESKYEVVLILSNHVTLEGFVIRHSGFSDWKDLAGIKLGNVRHVTIKNNVLEETFFGIYCQQSDSCVITGNTLKSNANQRVQSGNGIHCWHCDGMQLIGNTVTQHRDGIYFEFVTNSLIKGNHSFKNVRYGLHFMFSHNDHYEDNVFDHNEAGVSVMFSHGVDMKRNRFAGNQGGGAYGILLKEITDSRMEQSHFEDNTVGIYMEGTTRVQVSENVFKTNGWAMKVQASCAENKITHNNFFGNTFDVATNGSLVLNHFDNNYWDKYEGYDLNRDGKGDVPYHPVSLYAMVADKNPAVMMLFHSFMVSLLDRTEKVMPGITPVNLVDRAPFMKPLTL
- a CDS encoding ABC transporter ATP-binding protein; this translates as MIRFTNIYKRFGRLQALDNINLSFSASKSVALIGPNGSGKTTLIKSLLGMVVPDKGDIVFKDASILGSCDYRANIGYMPQISSYPENMTISQVMEMMKDIRQYTQLDEDLVQAFKLPQLANKPMRTLSGGTRQKVSACLAFLFNPEVLVLDEPTAGLDPVASGILQDKILQETRNGKLVLITSHILSELDDLVDEVAYLQDGKLQFHKQVVELQAKTGEQKLVRAMAHVMENGGL
- a CDS encoding ABC-2 transporter permease; its protein translation is MKKIIKYVVLDILRNRILVSYTVLLLVVSMLLLCLTDNGTKALLSLLNIVLIVLPLVSIIFSTIYYYNASAFIELLVCQPLRRTKILLSVYIGLALSLLIAFCIGVGLPLLIFDGSMTAVLLILVGMALSVIFSALAILGSVMMRDKARGIGVAILSWFYFSLLYDGLVLFLLFQFSDYPLEKPAVVMGALNPIDLGRIIVLLRLDSSAMMGYTGAVFASFFGSVGGMLTGFVLLLLWMGWPLCWALRRFNRKDL
- the ric gene encoding iron-sulfur cluster repair di-iron protein: MVRNNVITVGEMAGNDYRMADVFRGFGIDFCCGGGQTIAQAAAQGGIAEEELWKALETAELKAKQPGSDLGVLAPELLIEHILNTHHKYVKDALPVIWQFGQKVAGHHGDTHPELIDLRAAILREAEDLLDHLEKEEQILFPAIKQLVAGEKDMPYVKGTVEAMMKEHSSSGESLEEWRRLTNDYEVSQGACNSYRFLFEKLREFDTDLRQHIHLENNILFPKALALAQEA
- a CDS encoding DeoR/GlpR family DNA-binding transcription regulator, whose translation is MIKEQRFDFILNELKVHEQVMYEQLALALDVSEDTIRRDIEHLYRNGLLSKIRGGAILLSKNPLTFHDRTAFLTEEKDIIALKAQQFVKNGNTIFMDGGTTICAISSRFPADIQLRVVTNNQALIEVLAKFKHIEIIGLGGVYDRNTATLTGGATCKEAEKYIADVYLMGTCGVDDKLGVTATWETDANVKRSMLGNARKVVALSNHGHLGHVEAFKVCGMRDVHALITNLDANHPDLNSFRNLGVQIV
- a CDS encoding gamma-glutamylcyclotransferase family protein; the protein is MNRLFVYGTLRPNEENAHILEAIGGTFKKGFIYGTHYTSGFGPDKHHPGVVLRGTNKVPGYIFYSESLATSWPSLDEFEGEGYYRVTVNVTLENGTEETAYIYTTDEK
- a CDS encoding lysophospholipid acyltransferase family protein: MKKLIGYFLSPIHYIFFGGLLLIFHPIQWLCLKTGGYKAHKTSVDILNGLLSCTYMLLGSRARFVNNQALPGDRPIIFVANHQSMYDIPPLIWGLRKHHAKFVSKIELASGIPSISFNLKHGGAANIDRKDKKQSMGELLKLGSRMQEKNWSAVIFPEGTRSRNGEMKPFMTGGVSILLKKVPNALIVPVAINGSWKFFRHGKFPLSTFEKMSWTILAPIESAGRPAEEVLQEAENAVRKSIENQH
- a CDS encoding prolyl-tRNA synthetase associated domain-containing protein; amino-acid sequence: MFYISEIQQTPPAEFRTPLQELVYTTLQNMQVPFERVDTDEAITMEDCILINEKLNVQIVKTLFLCNRQQTNFYLFVTTADKPFVTKDFSSAVGIPRVSFASVELLNTLLGTPVGGATIFGTLLDKENKVQVLIDKDVMNEEWYGCSDGTPRGYMKISRDWIINEFLQYTRHTPTFIQV
- a CDS encoding EamA family transporter; the encoded protein is MKNLKYPFMVLLGGAMYGTMSSFVKMSYTLGYSAAEVSFAQALLSALFLGCIPRKTPLTGNAWLSLLLTGSAIGLANFLYYQSVSYISASLAIVILMQFTWFSLLLEWLIFRQRAGKPELITVFFILSGTIMAGDLLHEGALAISWQGIVLSLAAALAYAGYIVANSRIGKGVNWQTKSVLIMAGSALTIFVINAGTIAAHHHFDATFLLWALFFAIVGTTIPTALFAVGIPKIGAGTSAILMTIEFPVAVLCAHFLLHERITPVQIAGIIIMLTAISAMNYFKSKKTN